From a region of the Alnus glutinosa chromosome 1, dhAlnGlut1.1, whole genome shotgun sequence genome:
- the LOC133858359 gene encoding uncharacterized protein LOC133858359, with protein sequence MVVFKEASILTEDFKNLNRKESVLSAPVVQSLNGCKIWKPLDVGFLKVNWDASVNVNVGVIGLGCVIRNDEGIIMGAKCCVYKVNADPLLAEVMAALFALEFCLEMGLAKIISEGDSLQIIKGLCAQDNQLDRIRHFLLAISQKAYSFSV encoded by the coding sequence ATGGTGGTATTCAAAGAAGCCTCTATATTGACTGaagatttcaaaaatttaaacagGAAGGAGTCTGTGTTGTCGGCTCCTGTTGTGCAAAGTTTAAATGGTTGTAAAATTTGGAAGCCTCTTGATGTTGGTTTTTTGAAGGTTAATTGGGATGCTTCTGTAAATGTAAATGTCGGTGTTATTGGTCTGGGATGTGTTATAAGGAATGATGAGGGTATTATTATGGGGGCTAAATGCTGTGTTTATAAAGTGAATGCTGATCCGTTATTGGCAGAGGTTATGGCTGCTCTATTTGCTTTAGAATTTTGTCTGGAAATGGGCCTTGCTAAAATTATAAGTGAAGGGGACTCTTTGCAGATCATTAAGGGGCTGTGTGCACAAGATAATCAGCTAGACCGAATTAGACATTTTTTGTTGGCTATTAGTCAAAAAGCATATTCTTTTTCTGTGTAA
- the LOC133863608 gene encoding uncharacterized protein At4g14100-like → MASATKPIAVSVLLLLIFTISQCKSREEDPTPAPWPHQFHSILFMNHSGSLQIIDLWYDWPNGRNFNIIQDQLGKLLYDLEWNNGTSFFYSLDSSKECRTAKVEVGILRPNWLDGANYLGQRHVNGFLCNVWEKVDFIWYYEDVVTKRPVLWIFYTGREAHVMTFEVGAVLEDAKWQAPVYCFEKRDDGNDPKARPFIRHSQRFSGAFA, encoded by the exons ATGGCCTCTGCAACCAAACCCATCGCCGTATCTGTCCTCCTCTTACTCATCTTTACCATTTCTCAGTGCAAATCCAGAGAGGAAGACCCAACACCAGCTCCATGGCCCCACCAATTCCACTCCATACTATTCATGAACCACAGCGGATCCCTCCAGATAATCGATCTCTGGTACGACTGGCCCAATGGTCGAAACTTCAACATCATACAGGACCAGCTGGGTAAGCTTCTGTATGACCTAGAATGGAATAATGGGACTTCCTTCTTCTACAGCTTGGACTCCAGCAAAGAGTGCAGAACCGCAAAGGTTGAGGTGGGTATTCTTCGCCCCAATTGGCTCGACGGCGCCAACTACCTGGGTCAGCGCCACGTGAATGGGTTCCTCTGCAATGTTTGGGAGAAGGTGGACTTCATTTGGTATTACGAGGATGTTGTCACTAAGAGGCCTGTTCTGTGGATTTTTTACACAG GGAGGGAGGCACATGTGATGACATTTGAGGTGGGAGCGGTGCTTGAGGATGCCAAGTGGCAAGCCCCTGTCTACTGTTTTGAGAAGAGGGATGATGGAAACGACCCAAAAGCGCGGCCATTCATTCGCCATTCCCAGCGGTTCTCGGGAGCGTTTGCTTAG
- the LOC133863594 gene encoding small ribosomal subunit protein eS27y, translating into MVLQNDIDLLNPPAELEKRKHKLKRLVQSPNSFFMDVKCQGCFNITTVFSHSQTVVVCGNCQTVLCQPTGGRARLTEGCSFRRKND; encoded by the exons ATG GTTCTTCAAAACGACATCGATCTGCTCAATCCTCCGGCCGAGCTTGAGAAGAGGAAGCACAAGCTCAAGCGTCTCGTGCAATCTCCCAACTCTTTCTTCATG GACGTGAAGTGCCAGGGTTGCTTCAACAT AACAACGGTGTTCAGTCACTCGCAAACGGTGGTGGTTTGTGGAAACTGCCAGACGGTGCTGTGCCAGCCGACTGGTGGGCGCGCTAGGCTTACCGAGGGCTGCTCTTTCAGAAGGAAGAATGATTGA
- the LOC133858439 gene encoding indole-3-acetic acid-amido synthetase GH3.17-like, whose protein sequence is MLPRYDPNDNEAGMKVLGDLTTNAHQVQQQVLEKILTQNVHTEYLRSFLNGHSDKKLFKEKVPAVNYEDIKPYIERIANGEPSEIISAQPITELLTSSGTSGGQPKMMPSTAEDLDRKTFFYNILLPVMNKYVDGLDQGKAMYFLFIKPEIIAPSGLMARPVLTSYYKSNNFRNRPFNRFNVYTSPDEAILCPDNKQSMYCQLLCGLLQRDKVLRVGAVFSSAFLWAIKCLEDYWRELCSNIRTGHVSDWITDPSCRNAVSLILSKPNSDLADLIEQECGSQPWEGIIKRLWPRTKYIEVIVTGSMAQYIPTLEFYSGGLPLVSTMYASSECYLGINLKPLSKPSDVSYTLLPNMAYFEFLPVEKNHDRASEEIQCNGISDQNCTQNESNKERMEMVDLVDVKLGHYYELVVTTFTGLYRYRVGDILMVTGFHNNAPQFRFMHRRNVVLSVDTDKTNEDDLLNAVTQAKRPLEPLGFLLTEYTSYADTSSIPGHYVLFWELKMKGNDDLPELDHAIMEQCCSIVEDSLDSVYRRCRKKDNSIGPLEIRVVKHGAFDALMDFCVSQGSSINQYKTPRCIKSEEAIKILDARLVGRFFSKNVPFWEPFRM, encoded by the exons ATGTTGCCAAGGTATGATCCAAATGACAATGAAGCTGGTATGAAGGTTTTGGGGGACCTGACCACAAATGCGCACCAAGTGCAACAACAGGTATTAGAGAAGATACTGACGCAAAATGTTCACACAGAATATCTTAGGAGCTTTCTCAATGGCCATTCCGATAAGAAACTTTTCAAGGAGAAAGTTCCTGCTGTGAATTATGAAGATATCAAACCTTACATCGAGCGGATTGCTAATGGAGAGCCATCAGAGATCATTTCAGCTCAGCCCATCACCGAGCTCCTCACAAG CTCGGGAACTTCAGGTGGGCAGCCAAAAATGATGCCTTCAACTGCTGAAGATTTGGACAGAAAGACATTCTTCTACAACATCCTTTTGCCTGTGATGAACAA GTATGTGGATGGGTTGGATCAAGGAAAAGCAATGTACTTTTTGTTTATCAAACCAGAAATTATTGCTCCTTCTGGTTTGATGGCAAGACCTGTCCTAACAAGCTATTACAAGAGCAACAATTTCAGAAACCGGCCTTTCAATCGATTTAATGTGTACACAAGCCCGGACGAGGCAATCTTGTGCCCAGACAACAAACAGAGCATGTACTGCCAATTACTTTGTGGTTTATTACAGAGGGACAAGGTTCTAAGGGTTGGTGCTGTTTTCTCGTCCGCTTTCCTGTGGGCTATCAAATGCTTAGAGGATTACTGGAGAGAGCTGTGTTCAAATATTAGAACTGGTCATGTCAGTGACTGGATCACTGACCCCAGTTGTAGAAACGCTGTATCTTTAATCCTTAGCAAACCCAATTCAGATTTGGCTGATTTGATCGAGCAAGAGTGTGGCAGTCAACCATGGGAAGGTATAATAAAAAGGCTTTGGCCTAGAACAAAATACATTGAAGTCATTGTTACAGGGTCTATGGCCCAATACATCCCGACGCTTGAATTTTACAGCGGTGGACTGCCTTTAGTTTCAACTATGTATGCTTCTTCTGAATGCTACCTTGGCATCAATCTCAAACCGCTCAGTAAGCCTTCTGATGTGTCTTACACACTTCTCCCTAACATGGCCTACTTTGAGTTCCTACCTGTGGAGAAAAACCATGATCGAGCGTCTGAGGAGATCCAATGCAATGGTATTTCTGATCAGAATTGCACACAGAATGAGAGTAATAAGGAAAGAATGGAAATGGTGGATCTAGTGGACGTGAAGCTTGGTCACTACTACGAACTTGTCGTCACAACTTTTACAG GCCTATACAGATACAGAGTTGGAGACATTCTCATGGTTACTGGTTTCCACAACAACGCTCCTCAGTTCCGGTTTATGCACCGTCGAAATGTGGTTTTAAGCGTCGACACTGACAAAACAAATGAAGACGACCTGTTAAATGCAGTGACACAAGCAAAACGCCCGCTCGAGCCGCTCGGCTTCCTCCTGACTGAGTACACTAGCTATGCTGACACTTCATCAATCCCAGGTCATTATGTATTATTTTGGGAGCTTAAAATGAAAGGAAATGATGATTTACCAGAGCTTGATCATGCCATAATGGAACAATGCTGCTCCATAGTGGAAGATTCCCTGGATTCTGTCTATAGGAGATGCAGGAAAAAGGACAATTCAATTGGACCCTTAGAGATAAGGGTGGTGAAGCATGGGGCATTTGATGCACTGATGGATTTTTGTGTGTCTCAAGGGTCTTCTATCAACCAATACAAGACTCCCAGGTGCATTAAATCAGAGGAAGCCATTAAGATTTTGGATGCAAGACTTGTGGGAAGGTTTTTCAGCAAAAATGTTCCTTTTTGGGAGCCATTTAGGAtgtaa
- the LOC133863601 gene encoding uncharacterized protein LOC133863601, translated as MMPPEFQPRSFRPYISSSISAPSFSSSFSNGSPESNPNPSSSTVFRSPSSSRSLQSHRFSPSTFVYNARIAMALVPCAAILLDLGGTPTVLATLTLGLMVSYILDSLGFKPGAFFAVWFSLIFAQIAFFFSGSLRLSATALPLALLCAETNFLIGVWASLQFKWIQIENPSIVLALERLLFACVPLAASSLFTWATISAVGMRNAAYYLLAFNCFFYWLYSIPRVSSFKAKNEAKYHGGEVPDDNLILGPLESCVHTLNLLFVPLLLHLASHHSVIFSSAASVSDLFLIFFIPFLFQLYASTRGALWWVTKNPHQLHSIRVVNGAVALVVVVLCLEIRVVFHSFGRYIQVPPPLSYLLVTITMLGGAAGAAAYAVGMVSDAFSSVAFTALGAIVGATGAIVVGFPIVFLPLPSIAGFYLARFFTKKSLPSYFSFVVLGSLMVTWFVMRNFWDLNIWLAGMSLKSFCKLIIANFVLAMAVPGLAILPSKLYFLTEVGLISHALLLCYIENRFFNYSSIYYYGFEDEVMYPSYMVIVTTLLGLALVRRLSVDHRIGQKAVWILTCLYSSKLAMLLITSKSVVWMSAVLLLAVSPPLLLYKDKSRTGPKMKAWQGYVHAGVVALSVWFCRETIFEALQWWNGRPPSDGLLLGFCILSAGLACVPIVALHFSHVLSAKRCLALVVAAGLLFIIMQPPIPLSWTYRSDLIKAARQPAEDISIYGIMATKPTWPSWLLILAILLTLAAVTSIIPIKYMVELRTFYSIAIGIALGIYISAEFFLQAPVLHALIIVTMVCASVFVVFTHFPSASSTKVLPWVFALLVALFPVTYLLEGQVRIKNILADSGFGDMGEEEKKLTTLLAVEGARTSLLGLYAAIFMLIALEIKFELSSLMREKAVERGGIRHNQSGQSSSGSIPPRMRFMQQRRASNAPAFTIKRMAAEGAWMPAVGNVATVMCFAICLILNINLTGGSNRAIFFLAPILLLLNQDSDFVAGFGDKQRYFPVTVVISAYLILTALYSIWEDVWHGNAGWGLQIGGPDWVFAVKNLALLILTLPSHILFNRFVWSYLKQSDWTPLLILPLNLPSIIITDVLKIRILGLLGIIYSLAQTLISRQQYISGLKYI; from the exons ATGATGCCGCCGGAGTTCCAACCGCGGTCGTTCCGCCCCTACATCTCGTCCTCCATCAGCGCTCCCTCTTTCTCCTCCTCCTTCAGCAATGGCTCCCCGGaatctaaccctaaccctagctcTAGCACCGTCTTCAGGTCCCCCTCATCCTCCAGATCCCTCCAGAGTCATCGCTTCTCGCCCTCCACCTTCGTCTACAACGCTCGAATCGCCATGGCGTTGGTACCCTGCGCCGCCATCCTCCTGGACCTGGGCGGGACCCCCACGGTACTGGCGACCCTAACGCTGGGCCTCATGGTCTCCTACATCCTCGACTCCCTTGGCTTCAAGCCCGGGGCCTTCTTCGCCGTGTGGTTCTCCCTCATCTTCGCTCAGATCGCCTTCTTCTTCTCTGGCTCCCTCCGCCTCTCCGCCACCGCCCTCCCCCTCGCCCTCCTCTGCGCCGAGACCAACTTCCTCATCGGCGTATGGGCCTCGCTCCAGTTCAAGTGGATCCAAATCGAGAACCCTTCCATCGTACTCGCCCTCGAGCGCCTTCTCTTCGCTTGCGTCCCACTCGCCGCCTCCTCTCTCTTCACCTGGGCCACCATCTCCGCCGTCGGCATGCGCAACGCCGCCTACTATCTCCTCGCCTTCAACTGTTTTTTCTACTGGCTCTACTCCATTCCTCGAGTCTCCTCCTTCAAAGCCAAGAACGAGGCCAAGTACCACGGTGGGGAGGTCCCCGATGACAACCTCATCCTCGGTCCGCTCGAGAGCTGCGTTCACACTCTGAATCTGCTCTTTGTCCCTCTGCTGCTTCACCTGGCCTCTCACCACTCCGTCATCTTCTCCTCCGCCGCCTCCGTCTCCGATTTGTTCCTTATCTTCTTCATTCCCTTCCTGTTCCAACTCTACGCCTCGACGAGAGGCGCGCTTTGGTGGGTCACCAAGAATCCCCACCAGCTGCATAGTATCCGTGTGGTGAATGGCGCTGTAGCTTTGGTTGTTGTGGTTCTCTGTTTGGAGATTAGGGTCGTTTTCCATTCGTTCGGGAGGTACATTCAGGTGCCACCGCCTTTGAGTTACCTTCTTGTGACCATTACGATGCTTGGCGGTGCGGCCGGAGCTGCTGCGTATGCTGTGGGGATGGTGTCTGATGCGTTCAGCTCGGTGGCTTTCACCGCCTTGGGTGCGATTGTTGGTGCTACCGGTGCGATTGTTGTGGGATTTCCAATCGTG TTCCTTCCACTGCCTTCAATTGCTGGCTTTTATTTGGCTCGATTTTTCACAAAGAAGAGCCTGCCATCTTACTTCAGCTTTGTTGTGCTTGGGAGCTTGATGGTTACGTGGTTTGTAATGCGTAATTTCTGGGACCTTAATATTTGGTTGGCAGGCATGTCCCTGAAGTCCTTTTGTAAACTCATAATTGCAAATTTTGTCCTGGCCATGGCTGTTCCTGGTCTAGCTATTCTACcttcaaaactttattttttgactgAGGTTGGTTTAATTAGCCATGCGCTGCTGCTATGTTACATTGAGAATCGATTTTTCAATTACTCCAGCATATACTATTATGGGTTTGAGGATGAGGTGATGTATCCAAGCTACATGGTTATTGTAACAACTTTATTGGGTTTGGCTCTGGTGAGAAGACTATCTGTTGATCATCGAATTGGACAAAAGGCAGTTTGGATTTTGACTTGCCTCTATTCTTCTAAGCTGGCGATGCTGCTCATTACATCAAAATCTGTTGTATGGATGTCAGCTGTTCTTTTATTGGCTGTCTCTCCCCCATTGCTTCTTTACAA GGATAAATCACGAACAGGCCCAAAGATGAAAGCTTGGCAAGGCTATGTACATGCTGGTGTGGTTGCTTTATCTGTCTGGTTTTGCCGGGAAACAATATTTGAAGCCCTCCAATGGTGGAATGGGAGACCTCCATCCGATGGTTTACTTCTGggattttgtattctctctgcCGGATTGGCTTGTGTGCCCATAGTTGCTCTCCACTTCTCTCATGTACTG TCTGCTAAGAGATGCCTAGCTTTGGTGGTGGCAGCAGGTCTTCTGTTTATCATAATGCAACCGCCAATCCCATTATCATGGACTTACCGGTCGGACCTGATCAAAGCTGCCCGCCAACCTGCTGAAGACATCTCCATCTATGGCATCATGGCCACAAAGCCTACATGGCCATCTTGGCTGCTTATTTTGGCAATTTTGCTTACTCTAGCAGCTGTTACATCCATCATACCAATTAAATACATGGTTGAGTTGAGAACATTTTATTCGATTGCCATTGGGATCGCTTTGGGTATCTACATATCAGCTGAATTCTTCCTTCAGGCACCTGTCCTGCATGCCCTAATTATTGTAACTATGGTCTGTGCTTCTGTGTTTGTGGTCTTCACCCATTTCCCATCTGCCTCAAGCACGAAGGTCCTACCTTGGGTATTTGCTCTTCTCGTGGCTCTCTTTCCTGTGACATATCTTTTGGAGGGCCAAGTGAGAATCAAAAACATCCTGGCAGATAGTGGATTTGGAGACATGggggaggaagagaagaagcTCACCACTCTGCTGGCTGTTGAGGGGGCGAGGACATCTCTTCTTGGTCTATATGCAGCTATCTTTATGCTTATAGCTTTAGAGATAAAGTTTGAGCTTTCCTCACTTATGCGGGAAAAGGCCGTTGAAAGGGGTGGGATTAGACATAATCAATCTGGTCAAAGCAGCTCTGGCAGTATTCCTCCACGAATGAGATTCATGCAACAGCGTCGGGCCTCTAATGCGCCAGCCTTTACAATCAAGAGGATGGCTGCTGAGGGAGCCTGGATGCCGGCTGTTGGTAATGTAGCTACTGTGATGTGCTTTGCTATTTGCCTTATCTTGAACATCAACCTCACAGGTGGATCAAATCGTGCAATATTCTTCCTTGCACCTATTTTACTGCTTCTCAACCAGGACTCTGATTTTGTTGCTGGATTTGGGGACAAGCAGAGGTATTTCCCTGTTACGGTAGTCATATCAGCTTACTTGATCTTGACTGCTTTGTACAGCATATGGGAAGATGTCTGGCATGGGAATGCAGGGTGGGGCCTCCAAATTGGCGGGCCGGATTGGGTGTTTGCTGTAAAGAATTTGGCCCTCCTCATTCTTACGTTACCCAGCCATATCCTTTTCAACAGGTTTGTGTGGAGTTACTTGAAGCAGTCTGATTGGACGCCATTGCTCATATTGCCGCTTAATCTGCCATCCATTATAATTACGGATGTGCTTAAGATTAGGATTTTGGGGCTTCTAGGAATTATTTATTCCCTTGCCCAGACGCTAATCTCCAGACAACAATATATCTCTGGATTGAAGTATATTTAG